In a single window of the Frondihabitans peucedani genome:
- a CDS encoding DUF4190 domain-containing protein: MSDGRLPAAPPPHDPSGPVPPPGRRWNLLAIASLVLGVLSFLLSWYGIIGVAAVVTGIVALRQIGTTRQRGRWLAGAGVLLGALAVVIVIALVLIGRAAG, encoded by the coding sequence ATGTCCGATGGTCGTCTTCCCGCTGCTCCTCCGCCGCACGATCCGTCCGGACCGGTGCCGCCGCCCGGCCGCCGCTGGAACCTGCTCGCGATCGCCAGCCTCGTCCTCGGCGTGCTGAGCTTCCTGCTGAGCTGGTACGGGATCATCGGCGTGGCCGCCGTCGTGACCGGGATCGTCGCGCTCCGGCAGATCGGCACGACCCGGCAGCGGGGGCGGTGGCTCGCGGGTGCCGGCGTCCTCCTTGGCGCGCTGGCCGTCGTCATCGTGATCGCCCTCGTGCTCATCGGCCGCGCGGCAGGCTGA
- a CDS encoding DUF4190 domain-containing protein, with protein MSDQTDHTPDESGRESQPPAYGQNPPAYEQNPPAYGQDKPAYGQNPPAYGQDQPSYGQNQPAQNPYGTPAPNPYAQSPYGQGGYGQNPNGQNAYGQNPYGGPVPGTTSPLAIVSMILGIVGVIGGFLFFALMPIAAIILGFIARRRTRQYHQQGAGMALAGIITGFVGVAFFVAYIVVVVVIVAADPNMN; from the coding sequence ATGAGCGATCAGACCGACCACACGCCCGACGAGAGCGGCCGCGAGTCGCAGCCGCCGGCGTACGGGCAGAATCCGCCGGCCTATGAGCAGAATCCCCCGGCCTACGGGCAGGACAAGCCCGCGTACGGGCAGAACCCGCCGGCCTACGGGCAGGATCAGCCGTCCTACGGCCAGAACCAGCCGGCCCAGAACCCGTACGGCACGCCGGCGCCGAACCCGTACGCGCAGAGCCCCTACGGTCAGGGCGGCTACGGCCAGAATCCCAACGGCCAGAACGCCTACGGCCAGAACCCGTACGGCGGGCCGGTGCCCGGCACGACGAGCCCGCTGGCCATCGTCTCGATGATCCTCGGCATCGTCGGCGTGATCGGCGGCTTCCTCTTCTTCGCTCTGATGCCCATCGCCGCGATCATCCTGGGCTTCATCGCTCGTCGACGCACCCGTCAGTACCACCAGCAGGGCGCGGGCATGGCGCTCGCCGGCATCATCACCGGCTTCGTCGGGGTGGCGTTCTTCGTCGCGTACATCGTGGTCGTCGTGGTCATCGTCGCGGCCGACCCGAACATGAACTAG
- a CDS encoding THUMP-like domain-containing protein, producing MQPTELRELLTVDGLRLLDSLPAFDQKADVVQQVARLRKEGHSPSLVAAVLTQARLRAKGRSKFGDFADRMLFTEAGLEQATRLPVASTHAGRFRRAGLRRIADLGCGIGGDALALAALDLGVVAVDRDEVTAAIATYNLAPWPAAEVRLGAAEEADLDGVDGVFLDPARRTEGHSSTRRLQDPADWSPALDTAFAFAERLPTGVKLGPGVDRELLPSDAECQWISVDRSVVEVGVWFGALARPGIRRAALVLGAHGPAELTAAGDSDDVEVGDLDEYVYEPDGGVIRARLIGDLARLIGARTISRDIAYLSGPTAVATPFAQCFRVVETFPLDEKRLRQELKKRGIGRVEIKKRGVDIDPAAFRKRLQLSGANEATLILTRVAGHHTALLCERVQPA from the coding sequence ATGCAGCCGACCGAACTCCGCGAACTCCTGACCGTCGACGGACTCCGGCTGCTCGACTCGCTGCCCGCGTTCGACCAGAAGGCCGACGTCGTCCAGCAGGTCGCCCGCCTCCGCAAGGAGGGCCACTCCCCCTCGCTCGTCGCCGCCGTGCTCACGCAGGCGCGACTCCGCGCCAAGGGGCGGTCGAAGTTCGGCGACTTCGCCGACCGCATGCTCTTCACCGAGGCGGGGCTCGAGCAGGCCACGCGGCTCCCGGTCGCGTCGACGCACGCCGGCCGCTTCCGCCGCGCCGGCCTCCGGCGCATCGCCGACCTGGGCTGCGGCATCGGCGGCGACGCGCTCGCTCTGGCCGCCCTCGACCTCGGTGTCGTCGCCGTCGACCGCGACGAGGTGACGGCGGCGATCGCCACGTACAACCTCGCACCGTGGCCCGCGGCCGAGGTGCGCCTCGGCGCCGCTGAAGAAGCCGACCTCGACGGGGTCGACGGGGTGTTCCTCGATCCTGCGCGCCGAACGGAGGGGCACAGCTCGACCAGGCGCCTGCAGGATCCCGCGGACTGGTCGCCCGCCCTCGACACCGCGTTTGCCTTCGCCGAGCGTCTGCCGACCGGCGTGAAGCTCGGCCCCGGCGTCGACCGCGAGCTGCTGCCGTCGGACGCCGAGTGCCAGTGGATCTCGGTCGACCGCTCCGTCGTCGAGGTGGGCGTCTGGTTCGGCGCCCTGGCGCGGCCCGGCATCCGGCGCGCAGCCCTCGTGCTCGGGGCGCACGGGCCCGCCGAGCTGACCGCGGCGGGCGACTCGGACGACGTCGAGGTCGGCGATCTCGACGAGTACGTGTACGAGCCCGACGGAGGCGTGATCCGCGCGCGGCTGATCGGCGACCTGGCCCGGCTGATCGGCGCGCGGACCATCAGCCGCGACATCGCCTACCTCTCCGGCCCGACCGCCGTCGCGACCCCGTTCGCGCAGTGCTTCCGGGTGGTCGAGACGTTCCCGCTCGACGAGAAGCGCCTCCGGCAGGAGCTCAAGAAGCGCGGGATCGGACGCGTCGAGATCAAGAAGCGCGGCGTCGACATCGACCCCGCCGCGTTCCGCAAGCGGCTGCAGCTGTCGGGCGCGAACGAGGCGACGCTGATCCTGACCCGCGTCGCGGGCCACCACACGGCGCTCCTCTGCGAGCGCGTCCAGCCCGCCTAG
- the groES gene encoding co-chaperone GroES, producing MSVNIKPLEDRIVIRQVEAEQTTASGLVIPDTAKEKPQEGEVVAVGPGRIDDKGNRVPLDVAVGDKVIYSKYGGTEVKYGGEDLLVLSARDVLAVVVS from the coding sequence GTGTCGGTCAACATCAAGCCGCTCGAAGATCGCATCGTCATTCGTCAGGTCGAAGCCGAGCAGACCACTGCTTCCGGTCTCGTGATCCCCGACACCGCCAAGGAGAAGCCCCAGGAGGGCGAGGTCGTGGCGGTCGGACCGGGTCGCATCGACGACAAGGGCAACCGCGTTCCGCTCGACGTCGCCGTCGGCGACAAGGTCATCTACTCGAAGTACGGCGGGACCGAGGTGAAGTACGGCGGGGAAGACCTGCTCGTGCTCTCGGCTCGCGACGTGCTGGCGGTCGTCGTCAGCTGA
- the rarD gene encoding EamA family transporter RarD — protein sequence MSNEDQGRARAGLLFAVGAYGLWGFLPVYFLLLQPAGAVEIVSWRILWSLVFCAILLAATRSFRRFAALLRDRRVVATMALAGATIVVNWTTFIFATLSGHLVEAALGYFINPVVTVLLGVVVLRERLRVRQWVAVGISVAAIVVIAVGYGQMPWISLILAFSFGTYGLIKKRVGGRVDAVGGLTLETLAMAPFAAIALVVVGAQGGGLAFGSSGLPQAAAIVGTGVITAVPLLFFAAAASRLPLSTLGLTQYLAPILQLVVGTALLHEPMTTSRWLGFALIWVALAVLSADALLENRAQRGLAQSAASSRIANETAR from the coding sequence GTGAGTAACGAGGATCAGGGCCGCGCACGCGCCGGCCTGCTGTTCGCCGTCGGCGCCTACGGCCTGTGGGGCTTCCTGCCCGTCTACTTCCTCCTGCTCCAGCCCGCGGGCGCGGTCGAGATCGTGTCGTGGCGGATCCTCTGGTCGCTGGTGTTCTGCGCGATCCTGCTGGCCGCGACGAGGTCGTTCCGGCGCTTCGCAGCGCTGCTCCGCGACCGCCGGGTGGTCGCGACCATGGCTCTCGCGGGCGCCACCATCGTCGTCAACTGGACGACGTTCATCTTCGCCACGCTCAGCGGCCACCTGGTTGAGGCCGCCCTCGGCTACTTCATCAATCCGGTCGTGACCGTGCTGCTCGGGGTCGTCGTCCTCCGGGAGCGGCTCCGCGTGCGCCAGTGGGTCGCCGTGGGCATCAGCGTCGCCGCCATCGTGGTCATCGCGGTCGGCTACGGGCAGATGCCGTGGATCTCGCTCATCCTGGCCTTCTCGTTCGGCACCTACGGCCTCATCAAGAAACGGGTCGGCGGTCGGGTCGACGCCGTGGGCGGGCTGACCCTCGAGACGCTCGCCATGGCGCCGTTCGCCGCGATCGCCCTGGTCGTCGTCGGGGCGCAGGGCGGAGGGCTCGCCTTCGGCTCGTCCGGCCTGCCCCAGGCCGCGGCAATCGTGGGCACCGGCGTAATCACCGCGGTCCCGCTGCTCTTCTTCGCCGCTGCCGCGAGCCGCCTGCCGCTCTCGACGCTGGGTCTCACGCAGTACCTCGCGCCGATCCTGCAGCTCGTCGTCGGGACGGCTCTGCTGCACGAGCCGATGACGACCTCCAGGTGGCTCGGCTTCGCCCTGATCTGGGTGGCGCTGGCCGTCTTGAGCGCCGACGCGCTCCTCGAGAACCGCGCTCAGCGGGGCCTCGCGCAGTCAGCAGCTTCATCACGAATTGCTAACGAAACCGCGAGGTGA